CATCGAAAGTGCAGACACCTGGGCTTGCGGAGACTTTACCCTCATGCATCGCGAAGACTGGGAAAAGATCAATGGCTATTTCGAATTGGATGCCTATTCAATTCATATCGACAGCCTGGCCCTTTTTGCCGCCCTGGGACAGGGTATTCATCAAAAAATACTTGCACCTGAACTGTGTATTTTTCACATTAGCCACCGAGCTGGCTGGGAACTACAGGATCCCATGCAAAAAATAAAGTTTGACATTCAAATGCCCATGCTGGACTGGAATACTGCCAAAGCCGCTTGCGAACATATGCTTAGAGAGCAAGTGGTATTACCAATCAATGGGCCAGACTGGGGTCTGCTGGGCAGGACGCTGAATGACACCACAATAACTGGATAACCAGGAGTTGTAAAATAGATATTTGAACATGCGTAAATACATACTTGTTTGTGGAGGAAGTGGTTTTATCGGGACACACCTGATCAAAAAGCTGGTAAACGAGGGACACAAGGTACTTTCAGTAGACATTTCAAATCCCATGCATCAGGAGAGCATCAACTTTGAGTTTATTCAGGGTGACTTGAGGGACTACTCCAAATGCATGGAAATAATGAAAAACGGCCCATTTGATGAAATCTATCAACTGGCAGCAGACATGGGGGGTGCCGGGTACATATTCACTGGTGACTCTGATGCTGACATCATCACCAACAGCGCTCTGATCAACATCAACATTCTCAAATGCTGTGTAACCTTTGACTGTAAGAAAATCTTCTATTCATCCTCTGCCTGCATCTATCCTCAACATAATCAGCTAGATGCTTTAAATCCATACTGTGAAGAATCTTCGGCCTATCCAGCCGATCCTGATAGTGAGTACGGGTGGGAAAAATTATTCAGCGAACGCTTGTATTTTTCTTATCAGAAAAATTACGGTATCGATGTAAAAGTGGCCAGGTTTCATAATGTATATGGCCCGTTTGGTGCCTGGAATAATGGTAAAGAGAAAGCGCCATCAGCCATCTGCAGAAAAGTAGCCGAAGCTACCAACCCGGGTACCATCGAAATCTGGGGTGATGGAAACCAGACTCGTACATTTTTGTATATTGATGACTGCCTGGATGGTGTCCAAAAGCTTATGGATTCGAACTTTCATGGCCCATACAACATTGGTTCCGAAGAGTTGATTTCCATCAATAACCTGGCCAAAATGGCCATGGAGATTTCAGGAAAGGATTTGAAATTTGAACATATAGAAGGCCCCATGGGTGTAAGGGGAAGATCCTCGCACAACCTCAAAGTACGCAGCGACCTGGGATGGCAACCTGAAACCTCTCTTCAGGAAGGCCTCGAAAAAACCTTTCACTGGATCAACCACCAGGTACAAGAGGCCTTGCAAACAAAATAAAGAATGGCTAATAATAGTATAGGATTAATAGGTCCCGGGAGACTAGGGCTGTGCGTGGCATTACTTTTAGAACAAAAAGGCTACTCCGTAACGGCCATAGAGCAGAATCAGCGCTACCTGGAAGCTCTTCAGACCAAATCGTTTGACAGCCCTGAGCCTGAAGTAAACGAACTCTTGAGAACCAGTAAACACCTCCGGTTTTCTTCAGACCTCAAGGAGTGTCTCACAGAGGATCATGAATTGATCTTTATTTATGTACCCACTCCTGAAAATGACCAGGGATATGATCATTCCATTCTAAAGGGGGTACTGGAGGCTATCATGAACCAGGGTGAACGCAAGCATCCTGTGACCCTTGTGGTGGGGTGTACCACTTTACCTGGCTTTAATCAAACCATAGAGGAGCGACTCAAGGCACTCAATTATCATCTCGTATATAGTCCGGCATTTATCGCACAGGGCACCATAGTAAAAAACCTCCAACACCCGGATATGTTGCTTTTTGGAGCATCAGATATGACCTATGCACTGAAAACAGAAGTCATAATGAGTCAGATAGCGCTAAATCATCCGCAAGCACATCATATGAGCCTTATTAGTGCTGAGATCACCAAGCTCGCAACCAACTGCTTCCTAACAGCCAAAATTGCCTTTGCCAATGCCATAGGTGACCTGGCCAGCCAATCAGGTGCTGATCAAAAAGCCATACTGGGAGCCATAGGCTCTGACTCCCGAGTGGGTCATAAATACCTCAGCTACGGGTATGGATTTGGCGGGCCATGTTTCCCCAGAGACAATCGGGCACTTAATTATTTTGCACGAGAGGCTGGATATACGCTGCAGATCAGTGAAGCCACGGAACGCGCCAATGAA
This Marinoscillum sp. 108 DNA region includes the following protein-coding sequences:
- a CDS encoding NAD-dependent epimerase/dehydratase family protein — encoded protein: MRKYILVCGGSGFIGTHLIKKLVNEGHKVLSVDISNPMHQESINFEFIQGDLRDYSKCMEIMKNGPFDEIYQLAADMGGAGYIFTGDSDADIITNSALININILKCCVTFDCKKIFYSSSACIYPQHNQLDALNPYCEESSAYPADPDSEYGWEKLFSERLYFSYQKNYGIDVKVARFHNVYGPFGAWNNGKEKAPSAICRKVAEATNPGTIEIWGDGNQTRTFLYIDDCLDGVQKLMDSNFHGPYNIGSEELISINNLAKMAMEISGKDLKFEHIEGPMGVRGRSSHNLKVRSDLGWQPETSLQEGLEKTFHWINHQVQEALQTK
- a CDS encoding nucleotide sugar dehydrogenase, whose translation is MANNSIGLIGPGRLGLCVALLLEQKGYSVTAIEQNQRYLEALQTKSFDSPEPEVNELLRTSKHLRFSSDLKECLTEDHELIFIYVPTPENDQGYDHSILKGVLEAIMNQGERKHPVTLVVGCTTLPGFNQTIEERLKALNYHLVYSPAFIAQGTIVKNLQHPDMLLFGASDMTYALKTEVIMSQIALNHPQAHHMSLISAEITKLATNCFLTAKIAFANAIGDLASQSGADQKAILGAIGSDSRVGHKYLSYGYGFGGPCFPRDNRALNYFAREAGYTLQISEATERANEQHTDFQIAQLLQTTSQQEEIYFDHVTYKPGTDILQESQQLKIALALAKEGRLIKVCGSSKVVQTLKSTYGNVFRYEVKN